In Euphorbia lathyris chromosome 10, ddEupLath1.1, whole genome shotgun sequence, a single genomic region encodes these proteins:
- the LOC136209513 gene encoding uncharacterized protein isoform X2 — MPCKGSRHLAAESRLREAEFNKRSSLANTPIGSAYSTSINRRVRLAANKPLIEQTRKAASEVLYGKTSEQNSRNRNSVTKKGDEHVTNVPTVTSPPVQAYDRSLIQQQQPVDFRARRERELKFIQAGWKRDGHGRWYKDENVEFESDEEDPNVCLC, encoded by the exons ATGCCTTGCAAGGGATCCCGCCATCTTGCTGCTGAGTCGAGGCTAAGAGAAGCAGAATTTAACAAGAGATCATCATTGGCTAATACTCCTATTGGCTCTGCTTATTCCACTAGTATTAACAGAAGAGTTAGGTTAGCTGCTAATAAACCATTGATTGAGCAGACAAGGAAGGCGGCATCCGAGGTCCTTTATGGTAAAACCTCCGAGCAGAACTCTAGAAACCGAAATTCAGTGACAAAAAAGGGTGACGAACATGTGACAAATGTGCCAACAGTGACAAGTCCTCCAGTCCAAGCATATGATAGGTCActcatacaacaacaacaaccagTGGATTTCCGAGCACGCAGAGAGCGAGAACTCAAGTTTATACAAGCTGGTTGGAAACGAGATGGTCATGGAAGATGGTACAAGGATGAGAAT GTCGAATTTGAGTCAGACGAAGAAGATCCAAATGTCTGTCTTTGTTAA
- the LOC136209513 gene encoding uncharacterized protein isoform X1, whose amino-acid sequence MMPCKGSRHLAAESRLREAEFNKRSSLANTPIGSAYSTSINRRVRLAANKPLIEQTRKAASEVLYGKTSEQNSRNRNSVTKKGDEHVTNVPTVTSPPVQAYDRSLIQQQQPVDFRARRERELKFIQAGWKRDGHGRWYKDENVEFESDEEDPNVCLC is encoded by the exons ATG ATGCCTTGCAAGGGATCCCGCCATCTTGCTGCTGAGTCGAGGCTAAGAGAAGCAGAATTTAACAAGAGATCATCATTGGCTAATACTCCTATTGGCTCTGCTTATTCCACTAGTATTAACAGAAGAGTTAGGTTAGCTGCTAATAAACCATTGATTGAGCAGACAAGGAAGGCGGCATCCGAGGTCCTTTATGGTAAAACCTCCGAGCAGAACTCTAGAAACCGAAATTCAGTGACAAAAAAGGGTGACGAACATGTGACAAATGTGCCAACAGTGACAAGTCCTCCAGTCCAAGCATATGATAGGTCActcatacaacaacaacaaccagTGGATTTCCGAGCACGCAGAGAGCGAGAACTCAAGTTTATACAAGCTGGTTGGAAACGAGATGGTCATGGAAGATGGTACAAGGATGAGAAT GTCGAATTTGAGTCAGACGAAGAAGATCCAAATGTCTGTCTTTGTTAA